The proteins below come from a single Vanessa tameamea isolate UH-Manoa-2023 chromosome 15, ilVanTame1 primary haplotype, whole genome shotgun sequence genomic window:
- the LOC113399052 gene encoding deoxyribonuclease-2-alpha — protein MYSFTMERARRLPFGCVNFIFFMLFITCCNSLTPQCRNEKGEPVDWFYVYKLPREKNHLNPLVRRGVAYMHLTPSKLRGGWIMSDLSISDPRSMVGRTLAPLYQDKNIISLVYNDQPPATEHQPDLLQSVAEMYSKNKKVQMKQAGVKKFKKFKLGEKYYDDYDLAEMCKMHSKFMKSRVENGHTKGVVLGDKFTALWLVHSVPRFPPIPDMNGLNVSSYNYPTTGMKYGQTFLCVSVPTSTLNQIGTQLKYNEPLIVYHHIPQEFDSELPNLVDVIRNKTIDAAPWYHIESFETLVGRKFLSFAKSAMFNDDLYSGLVAEVLQSDLLVESWTNGPGTLDSECTRNFQVRNIERLKFPIAKMSFTSHNDHSKWTVAVAHKMHNTQDTKVADYWVCVGDINRALPQESRGGGTVCTSGPILWGNFAHLIESVQTCN, from the exons atgtattcattCACCATGGAACGAGCACGTCGCTTGCCATTCGGTTGcgttaactttatatttttcatgcTATTTATAACATGTTGCAACTCTTTAACACCACAGTGTAGGAATGAAAAAGGAGAACCTGTTGATTG gttttatgtgtataaattaccacgagaaaaaaatcatttgaacCCACTTGTACGAAGAGGAGTTGCTTATATGCATTTGACACCATCAAAACTACGAGGAGGATGGATTATGTCAGATCTGTCTATTAGTGACCCAAGATCTATGGTTGGAAGGACATTAGCTCCATTGTACCag gataaaaatattatatcactcGTATATAATGATCAACCTCCAGCGACAGAACACCAACCTGATTTGTTGCAGTCTGTTGCTGAAAtgtattcgaaaaataaaaaag tacAAATGAAACAGGCAGGAGTGAAAAAATTTAAGAAGTTCAAGCTAggtgaaaaatattatgacgaTTATGATTTAGCTGAAATGTGTAAGATGCATTCGAAGTTTATGAAATCAAGAGTAGAGAATGGCCATACAAAAGGCGTCGTATTGGGAGACAAATTTACAGCTCTATGGTTGGTGCATTCTGTTCCGAGGTTTCCGCCTATACCAGACA TGAACGGCTTGAACGTGAGTTCGTACAACTACCCAACTACTGGCATGAAGTATGGGCAGACGTTTCTCTGTGTGTCCGTACCGACGTCAACTCTCAACCAAATTGGAACGCAATTGAAATACAACGAGCCTCTTATAGTTTATCATCACATACCTCAGGAATTTGATAGCGAATTACCGAACTTGGTCGATGTTATACGAAATAAAACCATCGATGCCGCTCCTTG GTATCACATTGAAAGTTTCGAGACGTTAGTTGGTCGGAAATTCCTCTCGTTTGCAAAGAGCGCGATGTTTAACGACGACTTATACAGCGGTCTCGTGGCTGAAGTGTTGCAGTCAGACTTGCTTGTCGAATCCTGGACTAACGGACCTGGGACTTTGGACTCGGAGTGTACGAGAAATTTTCa AGTCCGCAACATAGAACGGCTGAAGTTCCCGATCGCCAAGATGTCGTTCACGTCGCACAACGACCACTCCAAGTGGACGGTGGCGGTCGCGCACAAGATGCACAACACGCAGGACACCAAGGTCGCCGACTACTGGGTCTGCGTCGGAGATATCAACAGAGCC TTACCCCAAGAATCTCGTGGCGGTGGTACGGTGTGTACTTCGGGGCCAATACTGTGGGGGAACTTCGCACATCTCATCGAATCCGTTCAGACTTGCAATTAG